CGCTGCCCTGCCTTGATCAAAGGCCGCGACAACTTCCTTGCCCAACTCACCGCCGAAGTTCTGATGGCGGGCCAAGCGGCGAGCGACTTCGTGCGTCCGAGGGCGCAGGGAGCCTGACTCTATGTCACTCAGCAGCTTCGTTTCCCAGTCCATCTGCTTAGGCTACAGCGCGGTCGAATGTCCGCAATGGGTCGAACCCAGACGTTCGGACGGAATGTCGCGAATGGGTGGGAAGCGGACATTCGTAGCCAACTCGCACTTAGCAACACCTCGAACCAAACCCTCATTGGAGCGTTTTGCCGCTGTTTACGTGAGGAGATCGCTCATGCCAGCTAAATCAGCAGCTCAACAGAAAGCCGCCGGTGCGGCTCTTTCGGCGAAGCGGGGCGACACACCGAAGAGCAAGCTTCGAGGTGCGTCGAAGTCGATGGCCTCGTCGATGAGCGAGAACGAGCTTGAGAAGATGGCCAAGACCAGCCGCAAGGGAAAACCCGAGCACAAATCGTGATCTAGATATTCGTCCTGTCGTCACCGTTCCGATGTGGTGGTCCGGCCCCGGATCGCCGGAACGATGATTGCGCGGCTTCACGTTGGGCAAAGGCTATCGCCGCTCGGTCCTTACGGTGAGAGAGGAAGCGCAGGATCATTCCAGCAATCGATGCAGTCATGCCTGCGATCAGGACTAAAGATTTCCACAAAGGTTGGTCGCCTTGCCACGAAACTATCCCTAGTAGACAGACACTGAGCGTTGATATCAAATAGCCGAGGCCCTTCACGCGCGCACCCTCAAAACCTATCAAACGCGTCCGGTAGTGGGCTTGTCGTTCCCACTGAAGATTTCGGAGTCAGTTTTCCGCAGCACTTCGAGATCGTGAAAAATTTGGTGCCACTCGCGTGCGTCGGCCTCCAGGCCCAAGTCTCGAGCTG
This genomic window from Sphingomonas rosea contains:
- a CDS encoding DUF3008 family protein, translating into MPAKSAAQQKAAGAALSAKRGDTPKSKLRGASKSMASSMSENELEKMAKTSRKGKPEHKS